A genomic segment from Triticum dicoccoides isolate Atlit2015 ecotype Zavitan chromosome 1A, WEW_v2.0, whole genome shotgun sequence encodes:
- the LOC119365063 gene encoding ATP-dependent DNA helicase Q-like SIM isoform X2 gives MDANSAGTDVSADHVIAELLEMGFEFDKISEAIGVVGPCRADVVEFVLNGSGSVQRKPGGGSQRRSSDRSARLANPRGKFKQSSITDHIASTTGSKTESCGEEPSTSYSCLAANMNPASTAALCFQPKPKHQTLVDDPRGEFDRTDKICAVLQKHFGFSCVKSFQKEALDAWFAHKDCLVLAATGSGKSLCFQIPALLTTKVVVVISPLISLMHDQCLKLAKHGISACFLGSGQPDNRVEGKAMAGMYKIIYVCPETVLRLMEPLKKLAEKPGIALFAIDEVHCVSKWGHDFRPDYRKLSVLRQNFCSSKLKFLEHDIPLMALTATATLPVREDILKSLKMSELTVVVLTSFFRQNLRFNVKHSKTSASSYGKDFQELIGTYNASRNFKGKSQKILHEVEPESESSSYESLDDSASDDEDAIADKTKLAKSFVKENAEHELDQYPGVDDFDVSCGEFLESSRPESFAFPVQSHETSSSESLDQGPTIVYVPTRKGTVELANYLCKSGLKAAAYNAKMPRSHLRQVHEQFHSNALEVVVATIAFGMGIDKSNVRRIIHYGLPQSLEAYYQEAGRAGRDGKLSDCTLYCNFMRTPTLLPNKRSDEQTRAAYRMLRDCFHYALNTSTCRARILVKYFGEEFGPDGCQMCDVCINGPPEMHDFKEEAVVFMNVLQAQAGQAIEGMDYNSTDCYISGRRNFGAVPDFRTIVSYIREKIPRFAMTDKIWWQGLARILEDMGYIQEAAEIPRVLIQHPELTRAGLNFLSSQPDKEGLYAYPDAATLLAISNPKSFSSSSEWGRGWADPEIRRQCLAGKTGRRKRKRGSRRQPAGFTTAKERLSAILSKSKRRK, from the exons ATGGATGCCAATTCTGCCGGCACTGATGTATCTGCTGATCATGTCATTGCCGAGTTGCTCGAGATGGGGTTCGAGTTCGACAAGATCAGTGAAGCCATCGGTGTTGTCGGTCCGTGCCGTGCTGACGTGGTGGAGTttgtgctgaatggttctggtagtGTACAAAGAAAGCCAGGTGGGGGGTCGCAAAGACGCTCTTCTGACAGGAGTGCTAGACTGGCTAATCCCAGGGGGAAATTTAAGCAGTCTAGCATTACTGATCATATCGCGTCAACCACTGGCAGTAAAACCGAGTCTTGTGGCGAGGAGCCAAGTACCTCATATTCTTGTTTAGCGGCCAACATGAACCCTGCATCGACTGCTGCTCTCTGTTTTCAACCAAAGCCAAAACATCAGACTTTGGTTGACGATCCTAGAGGCGAGTTTGACCGGACCGACAAAATTTGTGCTGTTTTGCAAAAGCATTTTGGATTCTCCTGTGTGAAGAGTTTCCAAAAGGAAGCCTTGGATGCTTGGTTTGCTCACAAGGATTGTCTTGTTCTAGCAGCAACTGGATCAG GGAAGTCACTTTGCTTTCAGATTCCAGCTCTTTTGACTACGAAGGTTGTGGTGGTGATCTCACCCTTGATTAGTTTGATGCACGACCAGTGCCTAAAACTTGCAAAACATGGGATATCAGCATGCTTCCTTGGATCAGGGCAACCAGATAATCGTGTTGAGGGCAAAGCCATGGCTGGCATGTATAAGATTATTTATGTTTGCCCCGAGACAGTTTTAAG ACTGATGGAACCATTGAAGAAACTTGCAGAAAAACCAGGGATCGCACTTTTTGCCATTGACGAGGTTCATTGTGTTTCTAAATGGGGTCATGATTTCCGACCTGATTATAG GAAACTGTCTGTGCTTCGACAAAATTTCTGTTCCAGCAAATTGAAGTTCTTGGAACATGATATTCCTTTGATGGCATTGACTGCTACTGCAACTCTCCCTGTACGAGAAGACATTCTCAAGTCCTTGAAAATGTCAGAACTTACAGTGGTTGTCTTGACGTCCTTTTTCCGACAAAACCTTCGATTTAAT GTAAAGCACAGTAAAACCTCTGCCTCATCATATGGAAAGGACTTTCAAGAACTAATAGGGACTTACAATGCTTCAAGGAATTTCAAGGGGAAAAGCCAGAAAATTCTTCATGAAGTTGAGCCTGAGTCTGAAAGCAGCTCATACGAGTCACTGGACGATAGTGCATCAGATGATGAAGATGCAATTGCTGATAAAACTAAACTTGCCAAGTCTTTCGTAAAAGAAAATGCTGAACATGAGCTGGATCAGTATCCAGGAGTAGATGATTTTGATG TTTCATGTGGAGAGTTCCTTGAAAGCTCGCGACCTGAGAGCTTTGCCTTTCCTGTTCAATCCCATGAAACTAGTTCATCAGAAAGTTTGGATCAAGGTCCTACAATTGTTTATGTACCCACGAGAAAAGGAACTGTGGAACTAGCTAACTATCTGTGCAAATCAGGCCTCAAAGCTGCAGCGTATAATGCAAAG ATGCCTAGATCACATTTGAGGCAGGTGCACGAGCAGTTCCATAGCAATGCCTTAGAG GTTGTTGTGGCTACTATAGCATTTGGCATGGGAATTGACAAATCAAATGTCAGGAGAATTATTCACTACGGTTTACCGCAG AGTTTGGAAGCGTATTATCAAGAAGCTGGTCGTGCTGGTAGAGATGGGAAGTTGTCAGATTGCA CTTTATATTGTAATTTTATGAGAACACCGACATTGCTTCCTAACAAAAGAAGCGACGAACAGACAAGGGCAGCATATAGAATGCTACGGGATTGCTTTCA CTATGCTTTGAACACTTCAACATGTAGAGCCAGAATACTAGTAAAGTACTTTGGTGAGGAATTTGGTCCTGACGGGTGCCAAAT GTGTGACGTCTGTATTAATGGCCCTCCTGAAATGCATGATTTCAAGGAAGAAGCAGTTGTGTTCATGAATGTGCTCCAAGCTCAAGCT GGACAAGCAATTGAAGGTATGGACTACAACAGTACAGACTGTTATATATCTGGAAGGCGAAATTTTGGGGCGGTACCTGATTTCAGAACGATAGTCAGTTATATAAGAGAGAAG ATTCCTAGGTTTGCCATGACAGACAAGATATGGTGGCAAGGCCTTGCTCGTATTTTAGAGGACATGGGATACATACAGGAAGCAGCTGAAATT CCTCGTGTTCTAATCCAGCATCCAGAGCTGACAAGAGCCGGATTAAATTTTCTGAGTTCACAACCAGACAAGGAAGGCTTATATGCATACCCTGATGCCGCTACGTTACTGGCGATTAGTAACCCAaagtccttctcttcttcctcggaGTGGGGCAGGGGTTGGGCAGATCCTGAGATACGCCGCCAGTGTCTTGCGGGGAAAACAGGAAGAAGGAAAAGGAAGAGGGGTTCTCGGAGGCAGCCTGCAGGTTTCACAACTGCAAAGGAGAGACTATCAGCAATACTCTCGAAGTCGAAACGCAGAAAGTAA
- the LOC119365063 gene encoding ATP-dependent DNA helicase Q-like SIM isoform X1, with protein sequence MDANSAGTDVSADHVIAELLEMGFEFDKISEAIGVVGPCRADVVEFVLNGSGSVQRKPGGGSQRRSSDRSARLANPRGKFKQSSITDHIASTTGSKTESCGEEPSTSYSCLAANMNPASTAALCFQPKPKHQTLVDDPRGEFDRTDKICAVLQKHFGFSCVKSFQKEALDAWFAHKDCLVLAATGSGKSLCFQIPALLTTKVVVVISPLISLMHDQCLKLAKHGISACFLGSGQPDNRVEGKAMAGMYKIIYVCPETVLRLMEPLKKLAEKPGIALFAIDEVHCVSKWGHDFRPDYRKLSVLRQNFCSSKLKFLEHDIPLMALTATATLPVREDILKSLKMSELTVVVLTSFFRQNLRFNVKHSKTSASSYGKDFQELIGTYNASRNFKGKSQKILHEVEPESESSSYESLDDSASDDEDAIADKTKLAKSFVKENAEHELDQYPGVDDFDVSCGEFLESSRPESFAFPVQSHETSSSESLDQGPTIVYVPTRKGTVELANYLCKSGLKAAAYNAKMPRSHLRQVHEQFHSNALEVVVATIAFGMGIDKSNVRRIIHYGLPQSLEAYYQEAGRAGRDGKLSDCTLYCNFMRTPTLLPNKRSDEQTRAAYRMLRDCFHYALNTSTCRARILVKYFGEEFGPDGCQMDMWGSGLDVSDSTRISLKLAFSCDVCINGPPEMHDFKEEAVVFMNVLQAQAGQAIEGMDYNSTDCYISGRRNFGAVPDFRTIVSYIREKIPRFAMTDKIWWQGLARILEDMGYIQEAAEIPRVLIQHPELTRAGLNFLSSQPDKEGLYAYPDAATLLAISNPKSFSSSSEWGRGWADPEIRRQCLAGKTGRRKRKRGSRRQPAGFTTAKERLSAILSKSKRRK encoded by the exons ATGGATGCCAATTCTGCCGGCACTGATGTATCTGCTGATCATGTCATTGCCGAGTTGCTCGAGATGGGGTTCGAGTTCGACAAGATCAGTGAAGCCATCGGTGTTGTCGGTCCGTGCCGTGCTGACGTGGTGGAGTttgtgctgaatggttctggtagtGTACAAAGAAAGCCAGGTGGGGGGTCGCAAAGACGCTCTTCTGACAGGAGTGCTAGACTGGCTAATCCCAGGGGGAAATTTAAGCAGTCTAGCATTACTGATCATATCGCGTCAACCACTGGCAGTAAAACCGAGTCTTGTGGCGAGGAGCCAAGTACCTCATATTCTTGTTTAGCGGCCAACATGAACCCTGCATCGACTGCTGCTCTCTGTTTTCAACCAAAGCCAAAACATCAGACTTTGGTTGACGATCCTAGAGGCGAGTTTGACCGGACCGACAAAATTTGTGCTGTTTTGCAAAAGCATTTTGGATTCTCCTGTGTGAAGAGTTTCCAAAAGGAAGCCTTGGATGCTTGGTTTGCTCACAAGGATTGTCTTGTTCTAGCAGCAACTGGATCAG GGAAGTCACTTTGCTTTCAGATTCCAGCTCTTTTGACTACGAAGGTTGTGGTGGTGATCTCACCCTTGATTAGTTTGATGCACGACCAGTGCCTAAAACTTGCAAAACATGGGATATCAGCATGCTTCCTTGGATCAGGGCAACCAGATAATCGTGTTGAGGGCAAAGCCATGGCTGGCATGTATAAGATTATTTATGTTTGCCCCGAGACAGTTTTAAG ACTGATGGAACCATTGAAGAAACTTGCAGAAAAACCAGGGATCGCACTTTTTGCCATTGACGAGGTTCATTGTGTTTCTAAATGGGGTCATGATTTCCGACCTGATTATAG GAAACTGTCTGTGCTTCGACAAAATTTCTGTTCCAGCAAATTGAAGTTCTTGGAACATGATATTCCTTTGATGGCATTGACTGCTACTGCAACTCTCCCTGTACGAGAAGACATTCTCAAGTCCTTGAAAATGTCAGAACTTACAGTGGTTGTCTTGACGTCCTTTTTCCGACAAAACCTTCGATTTAAT GTAAAGCACAGTAAAACCTCTGCCTCATCATATGGAAAGGACTTTCAAGAACTAATAGGGACTTACAATGCTTCAAGGAATTTCAAGGGGAAAAGCCAGAAAATTCTTCATGAAGTTGAGCCTGAGTCTGAAAGCAGCTCATACGAGTCACTGGACGATAGTGCATCAGATGATGAAGATGCAATTGCTGATAAAACTAAACTTGCCAAGTCTTTCGTAAAAGAAAATGCTGAACATGAGCTGGATCAGTATCCAGGAGTAGATGATTTTGATG TTTCATGTGGAGAGTTCCTTGAAAGCTCGCGACCTGAGAGCTTTGCCTTTCCTGTTCAATCCCATGAAACTAGTTCATCAGAAAGTTTGGATCAAGGTCCTACAATTGTTTATGTACCCACGAGAAAAGGAACTGTGGAACTAGCTAACTATCTGTGCAAATCAGGCCTCAAAGCTGCAGCGTATAATGCAAAG ATGCCTAGATCACATTTGAGGCAGGTGCACGAGCAGTTCCATAGCAATGCCTTAGAG GTTGTTGTGGCTACTATAGCATTTGGCATGGGAATTGACAAATCAAATGTCAGGAGAATTATTCACTACGGTTTACCGCAG AGTTTGGAAGCGTATTATCAAGAAGCTGGTCGTGCTGGTAGAGATGGGAAGTTGTCAGATTGCA CTTTATATTGTAATTTTATGAGAACACCGACATTGCTTCCTAACAAAAGAAGCGACGAACAGACAAGGGCAGCATATAGAATGCTACGGGATTGCTTTCA CTATGCTTTGAACACTTCAACATGTAGAGCCAGAATACTAGTAAAGTACTTTGGTGAGGAATTTGGTCCTGACGGGTGCCAAAT GGACATGTGGGGCTCAGGCCTAGATGTCAGTGATTCAACAAGGATCTCTTTGAAACTTGCATTTTC GTGTGACGTCTGTATTAATGGCCCTCCTGAAATGCATGATTTCAAGGAAGAAGCAGTTGTGTTCATGAATGTGCTCCAAGCTCAAGCT GGACAAGCAATTGAAGGTATGGACTACAACAGTACAGACTGTTATATATCTGGAAGGCGAAATTTTGGGGCGGTACCTGATTTCAGAACGATAGTCAGTTATATAAGAGAGAAG ATTCCTAGGTTTGCCATGACAGACAAGATATGGTGGCAAGGCCTTGCTCGTATTTTAGAGGACATGGGATACATACAGGAAGCAGCTGAAATT CCTCGTGTTCTAATCCAGCATCCAGAGCTGACAAGAGCCGGATTAAATTTTCTGAGTTCACAACCAGACAAGGAAGGCTTATATGCATACCCTGATGCCGCTACGTTACTGGCGATTAGTAACCCAaagtccttctcttcttcctcggaGTGGGGCAGGGGTTGGGCAGATCCTGAGATACGCCGCCAGTGTCTTGCGGGGAAAACAGGAAGAAGGAAAAGGAAGAGGGGTTCTCGGAGGCAGCCTGCAGGTTTCACAACTGCAAAGGAGAGACTATCAGCAATACTCTCGAAGTCGAAACGCAGAAAGTAA